One window of Botrimarina mediterranea genomic DNA carries:
- a CDS encoding chemotaxis protein CheW — protein sequence METATAERPVETQPPLGGDNRQYLTFKLDCEEYGIEILRVQEIKGYDHLTPVPSTPHYMKGVMNLRGTVVPIIELRARFGMPEREVDQFTVIIVVNVGSRVVGLLVDTVSDVLDIPTDAICDTPDLASGIEEQYLTGMGKVNDKLVMLLDLSKLIGAEAEVLEEIAA from the coding sequence ATGGAAACCGCGACCGCAGAACGGCCGGTTGAGACGCAGCCCCCGTTGGGCGGCGACAACCGCCAGTACCTGACCTTCAAGCTCGATTGCGAAGAGTACGGGATCGAGATCCTGCGTGTGCAGGAGATCAAGGGCTACGACCACCTGACGCCCGTCCCCAGCACGCCGCACTACATGAAGGGCGTGATGAACCTCCGCGGGACCGTGGTCCCGATCATCGAGCTGCGGGCGCGCTTCGGCATGCCCGAGCGTGAGGTCGATCAGTTCACCGTGATCATCGTGGTGAATGTCGGCTCGCGCGTCGTCGGCCTTCTGGTTGACACCGTGTCGGACGTCCTCGACATACCCACCGATGCGATCTGCGACACACCCGACCTCGCGTCCGGCATTGAAGAGCAGTACCTCACCGGCATGGGCAAAGTCAACGACAAGCTCGTGATGCTGCTCGACCTTTCGAAGCTCATCGGCGCCGAAGCCGAGGTGCTCGAAGAGATCGCCGCTTAA
- a CDS encoding DUF1559 family PulG-like putative transporter encodes MTAVGRQAFTLVELLVVIAIIGILVALLLPAVQAAREAARRTQCTSQLKNIALGCINHHDTAGQFPTGGIRSFPQIEAYSEGGKPFGASDQGLGWAFQILPFLEEGAVYGINSTDQLRNTPVAIYNCPSRRGVTQAVDANSGAVTGYVSDYAAVNAIPARGQASELGVDFDADILNHNSGSSWCNTGRYFWGFNAAWSSPGVGTPPPNRSVKSQYNGVIIQSGLFRSAFGGGFASLEMKHEPRVTFAKVTDGTSKTAMIAEKRVDATRYQQSSWYDDRGWSDGWDPDTVRSSVCPPTPDSELDVSLRGCQGNATPSSTCPQAGMAMGAAHPAGLNCAYADGSVHFLNYDVDFEQYINLFNRRDGEAGSL; translated from the coding sequence ATGACAGCGGTAGGGCGTCAGGCTTTTACTCTCGTCGAGCTGCTAGTGGTGATCGCCATCATCGGCATTCTCGTCGCGCTCTTGCTCCCTGCGGTGCAGGCGGCGCGCGAAGCCGCTCGGCGCACCCAATGCACGAGTCAGCTTAAGAACATCGCACTGGGGTGTATCAACCACCACGACACGGCTGGGCAGTTCCCAACCGGCGGCATCCGATCGTTCCCTCAGATCGAGGCCTATTCCGAGGGTGGCAAGCCCTTCGGCGCCTCCGATCAGGGCCTTGGCTGGGCCTTTCAGATCCTCCCATTCCTTGAGGAGGGAGCGGTCTACGGGATCAACTCAACCGACCAACTCCGTAACACTCCCGTTGCGATCTACAACTGTCCGTCACGCCGTGGGGTAACTCAGGCGGTCGACGCCAACAGCGGCGCTGTGACCGGCTACGTTAGCGATTACGCAGCCGTTAACGCCATCCCTGCGCGCGGTCAAGCATCAGAGCTTGGCGTCGATTTCGACGCCGACATCCTCAATCACAATAGCGGTAGCTCGTGGTGCAACACGGGACGCTACTTTTGGGGATTCAACGCCGCATGGTCGTCGCCCGGTGTCGGAACGCCCCCGCCGAACCGATCCGTGAAATCCCAGTATAACGGCGTCATCATCCAAAGCGGCCTGTTCCGTAGCGCGTTTGGTGGGGGATTCGCATCTCTCGAAATGAAACACGAGCCTCGCGTTACCTTTGCAAAAGTCACCGATGGAACAAGCAAGACCGCTATGATCGCCGAAAAGCGGGTGGATGCAACGCGGTATCAGCAGAGTTCGTGGTATGACGACCGCGGCTGGTCGGATGGCTGGGACCCCGACACGGTGAGGTCCTCGGTTTGTCCTCCGACACCCGACAGCGAGCTCGACGTCAGCCTGCGAGGTTGCCAGGGAAACGCCACGCCGTCAAGCACTTGCCCACAGGCGGGCATGGCGATGGGCGCCGCTCACCCCGCCGGGCTTAATTGCGCTTACGCAGATGGGTCAGTCCACTTCTTGAACTACGACGTCGATTTCGAGCAGTACATCAATCTGTTCAATCGCCGTGACGGAGAGGCCGGTTCGCTTTGA
- a CDS encoding chemotaxis protein CheA, whose translation MLTAAEEANGRLRGLLNLVRSGQGSTAAFMASELGTLAGDIDSCDEAANLVAEAAATVTERGSTEESGDSLAEYLETALARFEQLLAEAEGTFDEESTCDPVAEELPEVDYSLLSAFVQESREHLEAAEPCLLKLEENPSAKDDLDAVFRAFHTLKGGAGFCGLVAIGRVAHEAETLLDLARQGKASLQGEAMDLSLRSIDVLKSQVDAAAELTPEDGNLQMSPEAASLQNDLRAAVESIRSGKQIAERVVEANAASAEPAGRTATAAAAGETVRVDRDRLDSLINLIGELVIAESMVAAGAVKNGHSNENTMQLNKITRELQELSLSLRMMPIQGLFQKMARLVRDLSKKLDKPVRFVTEGGETELDKSVLDQVADPLLHIVRNAVDHGVEASGADRVAAGKEEAATVTLRAFHRGGCIHIEVCDDGRGLDHERILKKAVEQGLVAPDASLTPDQINRLIFHPGFSTAAQLTDVSGRGVGMDVVIRNVEALRGSVSIQTKKGEGTKITLTLPLTLAIIDGIIAKIAGQRYIFPTLAIREQLHPSAVNIQTTPTGGQVMLVRGRTLTLHSSHDLFGVHRSFDTDFDETATDKQGIIIVVEEGDNLAGVLVDEVIGQQQVVIKSLGEIVGEVPGVAGGAVLPDGHIGLIVDVGGMLALA comes from the coding sequence ATGCTCACCGCCGCCGAAGAAGCCAATGGCCGCCTACGAGGCTTGCTCAATCTTGTACGTTCGGGCCAAGGCTCTACCGCCGCATTCATGGCGTCGGAGCTAGGAACACTCGCCGGCGACATCGACTCTTGTGACGAAGCGGCGAACCTCGTTGCCGAAGCGGCGGCGACCGTTACCGAACGGGGGTCAACAGAAGAAAGCGGCGATTCTCTTGCCGAGTATCTCGAAACAGCCCTCGCTCGTTTCGAGCAACTCCTCGCCGAGGCCGAGGGGACGTTCGACGAAGAATCGACCTGCGATCCTGTCGCAGAAGAACTGCCCGAAGTCGATTACTCGTTGCTCTCGGCCTTCGTTCAAGAGTCGCGTGAGCACCTCGAGGCCGCCGAACCCTGCCTGCTGAAGCTCGAAGAGAACCCTTCGGCGAAGGACGACCTCGACGCCGTCTTTCGCGCCTTCCACACGCTCAAGGGTGGCGCTGGCTTCTGTGGGTTGGTCGCGATCGGCCGTGTCGCCCACGAAGCCGAGACGCTGCTCGACTTGGCCCGTCAAGGGAAGGCCTCGCTGCAAGGCGAGGCGATGGACCTGTCGCTCCGCTCGATCGACGTGTTGAAGTCGCAAGTCGACGCCGCGGCGGAACTGACGCCCGAAGACGGCAACCTGCAGATGAGCCCCGAAGCGGCTTCGTTGCAGAACGACCTCCGCGCGGCAGTCGAGTCGATCCGTTCCGGCAAGCAGATCGCCGAGCGAGTGGTCGAGGCGAACGCCGCCAGTGCGGAGCCGGCCGGCCGCACCGCGACAGCCGCCGCTGCTGGCGAGACGGTGCGTGTCGATCGCGACCGGCTCGATAGTCTCATCAACTTGATCGGCGAGTTGGTGATCGCCGAGTCGATGGTGGCGGCGGGCGCCGTTAAGAACGGCCACTCGAACGAGAACACCATGCAGCTCAACAAGATCACCCGCGAACTGCAGGAGTTGAGTCTCTCGCTGCGGATGATGCCCATCCAGGGTCTGTTCCAGAAGATGGCCCGCTTGGTACGCGACCTCTCTAAGAAGCTCGACAAGCCGGTCCGCTTCGTCACCGAAGGGGGAGAGACCGAACTCGACAAGAGCGTCTTGGATCAAGTCGCCGACCCGCTGTTGCACATCGTCCGTAACGCCGTCGATCACGGCGTCGAGGCTTCGGGCGCCGACCGCGTCGCGGCCGGTAAGGAAGAGGCGGCGACAGTGACGCTCCGCGCGTTCCACCGTGGCGGGTGCATCCACATCGAGGTTTGCGACGACGGCCGCGGCCTCGACCACGAGCGGATTCTCAAGAAGGCCGTTGAGCAAGGACTCGTGGCGCCGGACGCGTCGCTGACGCCGGATCAGATCAACCGCCTGATCTTCCACCCCGGGTTCTCAACGGCGGCGCAGCTGACGGACGTCTCGGGCCGGGGTGTGGGGATGGACGTTGTCATCCGCAACGTCGAAGCCCTCCGCGGCAGTGTGTCAATCCAGACCAAGAAGGGCGAAGGGACCAAGATCACGCTCACGCTGCCGCTGACGCTGGCGATCATCGACGGCATCATCGCCAAGATCGCCGGCCAGCGTTATATCTTCCCGACGCTCGCCATCCGCGAGCAACTCCATCCGTCGGCGGTGAACATCCAGACCACGCCCACGGGCGGCCAAGTGATGCTGGTGCGTGGGCGGACGTTGACCCTGCACTCGTCGCACGATTTGTTCGGGGTGCACAGGTCCTTCGACACCGATTTCGACGAGACGGCAACGGATAAGCAAGGAATCATCATTGTCGTCGAGGAAGGCGACAACCTCGCTGGGGTGTTGGTCGACGAGGTGATCGGCCAGCAGCAGGTCGTCATCAAGTCGCTCGGCGAGATCGTCGGCGAAGTGCCCGGTGTCGCCGGCGGCGCGGTGCTACCCGACGGGCACATCGGCTTGATCGTTGACGTCGGCGGGATGCTGGCTTTGGCTTAG
- a CDS encoding AraC family transcriptional regulator produces the protein MHIPEVAVLVETDTSWGRNVLRGVASYAQQFGPWNLLVESHEGAPNWPLPDSLRVDGVIARVATPLILRQLVARKAPVIDVGDLFVDDPRVDSVVTDFVAWARLALDHFRAKGFEDFALYAPPSRDYAKRRGDSFVAAVEAAGLHCVQYRPGYRVGREVSRDEHRRRVGRWVEQLPSPVAVLAIDAKRGKDLAEVSAAQGLSVPDQVAILAGDADELACEICSPPLSSIDVASRRIGYEAAAQLAARLSGGAPREAPLLIAPDRVIARQSTDLLAVDDPAVVQALRYMQTHAYSGVTVEDVLAQVPVARRQLERQFKKRLGRLPAEELRRLRLERGRQLLVESELSIEGVAEASGYAGATQFGAAFRKAYGVTPLSYRRRMGKG, from the coding sequence GTGCACATTCCTGAAGTCGCCGTCCTCGTTGAGACCGACACCAGTTGGGGCCGCAACGTCCTCCGCGGCGTTGCGAGCTACGCCCAACAATTCGGGCCTTGGAATCTGCTGGTCGAGTCGCACGAGGGGGCCCCCAATTGGCCGCTCCCCGACTCGTTACGAGTGGATGGGGTCATTGCCCGTGTCGCGACACCGCTCATTTTGCGGCAGCTCGTTGCGCGAAAGGCGCCAGTCATTGATGTCGGAGACCTGTTCGTAGACGACCCTCGGGTCGATTCGGTAGTCACCGACTTTGTGGCCTGGGCGAGGCTCGCACTAGACCACTTTCGCGCCAAAGGGTTTGAGGACTTTGCACTGTACGCTCCGCCCAGCCGCGACTACGCCAAACGCCGGGGCGATTCATTCGTCGCCGCTGTCGAGGCCGCTGGCCTGCACTGCGTGCAGTACCGGCCCGGCTATCGAGTCGGTCGAGAAGTGAGCCGCGACGAGCATCGACGTCGTGTCGGTCGTTGGGTCGAACAGCTTCCTTCGCCCGTAGCGGTGCTGGCGATTGACGCCAAACGCGGCAAGGACCTCGCCGAAGTGTCTGCTGCGCAGGGCCTCTCGGTCCCCGATCAGGTCGCGATCCTTGCTGGGGATGCAGACGAACTCGCTTGCGAGATCTGCTCGCCCCCCCTGTCGAGCATCGATGTCGCCAGCCGACGCATCGGCTACGAAGCCGCGGCGCAACTAGCAGCTCGGCTGAGCGGCGGCGCGCCACGTGAGGCCCCACTGCTGATCGCCCCCGATCGTGTCATCGCACGCCAATCGACCGACCTTCTGGCCGTAGACGACCCTGCGGTAGTTCAAGCTCTCCGTTACATGCAAACGCACGCGTACAGCGGCGTTACCGTCGAGGACGTTCTCGCCCAAGTGCCGGTCGCTCGGCGGCAGCTCGAACGCCAGTTCAAGAAACGCCTCGGGCGACTCCCGGCAGAGGAGCTGCGCCGATTGCGGCTTGAACGCGGCCGGCAACTACTCGTTGAGTCGGAACTCTCGATCGAAGGAGTCGCGGAGGCTAGTGGCTATGCCGGGGCCACCCAGTTTGGCGCGGCCTTCCGGAAGGCGTACGGGGTGACGCCATTGTCCTACCGTCGCCGGATGGGCAAAGGCTAG
- a CDS encoding PEP-CTERM sorting domain-containing protein: MTRSLLTRSAAVALVVASAIPSIAQVTLQLRSTLDAFTLGTGNPGSVAAYGDSLFVGSLFSAGTITRIDNPLTSPVNAGTLSGTLVLGGNGYVSLDTDGTTLVAASNNSGVNDLVQVFDFATGSLRYEANPGGLPGPGPGPSLSRIDGAAIDPITGNVWLTGFGGGLPTVLSADTLTSASDNPSTLFAGSPTGTGFRDIDFDSETGDLYLRATNGVLGGQRLEGSVDDFTTLNSLGATAGFSQIAGGDFATLQDSNRSALNIEFLPASFTGTEAVFITNTRVSAPTLASFDSQVLAFDADAGFDGETPFSLDPAGVPVSLTFLNSDGVTPFTTAGSTDGIYDFSFDPVNEVLYIADHSNGAIYAFSRPFEVEPLVGDYNGDGAVNAADYTVWRDGGPLQNETVSPGVVDAEDYAAWADNYGATSSAISVAVPEPNALALFALAAAVGVARRC, encoded by the coding sequence ATGACCCGATCGCTTCTTACTCGATCCGCTGCCGTCGCATTGGTAGTAGCCTCGGCGATCCCGTCCATCGCACAGGTCACTCTGCAACTACGTAGCACTCTCGATGCCTTCACGTTAGGCACGGGGAACCCCGGGTCCGTCGCTGCTTACGGAGACTCTCTCTTCGTCGGCAGCCTTTTTTCGGCTGGGACAATCACGCGTATCGATAATCCGCTCACTTCGCCCGTGAATGCCGGGACGCTTTCGGGGACGCTCGTGTTGGGAGGGAACGGCTACGTATCTCTCGATACTGATGGGACCACACTTGTCGCGGCCAGCAACAACAGTGGCGTCAACGACCTCGTTCAGGTCTTCGACTTCGCCACTGGATCGCTCCGCTACGAAGCCAATCCGGGGGGCCTCCCCGGGCCAGGACCCGGCCCCTCGCTCTCACGGATCGACGGCGCGGCCATCGACCCCATCACCGGCAACGTCTGGTTGACCGGTTTTGGTGGTGGGCTCCCAACGGTTCTGAGTGCCGACACGCTCACCAGCGCGAGCGACAACCCGTCCACTCTCTTTGCTGGGTCCCCGACAGGGACCGGCTTCCGAGACATCGACTTCGATTCCGAGACGGGTGATCTCTACCTCCGCGCTACCAACGGCGTACTCGGCGGGCAGAGGCTGGAGGGGTCCGTTGACGATTTCACGACGCTGAACTCATTGGGCGCCACAGCGGGTTTCTCTCAGATCGCCGGCGGCGACTTTGCCACGCTGCAAGACTCGAATCGGTCTGCCTTGAACATCGAATTCCTCCCGGCGTCGTTCACAGGGACCGAAGCGGTGTTTATCACCAATACTAGAGTTTCAGCGCCGACACTCGCTTCCTTCGACAGCCAAGTGCTCGCCTTCGACGCCGACGCCGGCTTCGACGGGGAGACGCCATTCAGCCTCGATCCGGCCGGTGTCCCGGTCTCATTGACGTTTCTCAACTCGGACGGCGTGACACCCTTTACCACCGCCGGATCGACTGACGGCATCTACGACTTTAGCTTCGATCCAGTCAACGAAGTGCTCTACATCGCCGACCATTCTAACGGCGCGATCTACGCCTTCAGCAGGCCATTCGAAGTCGAGCCACTTGTGGGCGACTACAACGGGGACGGCGCCGTAAACGCTGCTGACTACACAGTCTGGCGCGACGGCGGCCCCTTGCAAAACGAGACGGTGAGCCCTGGCGTTGTGGATGCGGAAGACTACGCCGCGTGGGCCGACAACTACGGTGCGACCTCGTCTGCGATCAGCGTTGCGGTCCCAGAACCCAATGCCCTGGCGTTGTTTGCCTTGGCGGCGGCCGTAGGGGTGGCGCGTCGCTGTTAG
- a CDS encoding anhydro-N-acetylmuramic acid kinase yields MRYAIGLVSTVTGDAVEGALIRSDGRDEVESIGGVRALCDESLRWGLLEATQNDLPTTEILRLERALTDHYATAVEMLREAHPSEAAQAAVIGLDGHTLRWAPHEGLMLQIGNPWRLSAMTGLPVVSDFRRYDIARGGQGAPMEALFYWALMAREPRPALMIHIGDVTSVTWLSQQNEIIAGDVGPGLELLEEWVQEVADAPHDRDGCVSSAGLVDEACVEYALASPFFSRPLPRTPSRADFERIDVSGLNPQDGAATICAVIADAVRLAVRQLPDRPRLAWVTGPGSRHPLILTRLAGVFEEVRNVSDRGLNPETLHAEAFAWLGIRYLRGLPVSTPETTGCDAARCAGSSTVWGISHGEAR; encoded by the coding sequence ATGCGTTACGCCATCGGCCTGGTTTCGACCGTCACCGGGGACGCCGTTGAAGGCGCCCTGATACGTAGCGATGGCCGTGATGAAGTCGAATCGATCGGTGGCGTAAGGGCCCTTTGCGATGAGTCGCTCCGTTGGGGACTGCTCGAGGCGACACAGAACGACCTCCCTACGACCGAGATTTTACGGCTCGAACGTGCGTTGACGGATCATTACGCAACTGCCGTCGAGATGTTGCGTGAGGCTCACCCCTCTGAGGCCGCGCAGGCGGCTGTTATTGGACTCGACGGTCACACGCTGCGGTGGGCGCCGCACGAAGGGCTCATGCTACAAATCGGAAACCCGTGGCGGCTCTCGGCGATGACGGGCTTGCCGGTCGTTTCCGACTTTCGGCGGTACGATATTGCCCGTGGAGGCCAGGGCGCGCCGATGGAGGCGTTGTTCTACTGGGCGCTGATGGCGCGGGAGCCGCGTCCGGCGCTGATGATCCATATTGGCGACGTGACCAGCGTCACGTGGCTCAGTCAGCAGAATGAGATCATCGCCGGCGACGTGGGCCCGGGGCTCGAACTCTTAGAAGAGTGGGTGCAGGAAGTCGCCGACGCGCCGCACGACCGCGACGGCTGCGTCTCGTCAGCGGGGCTTGTCGATGAGGCATGTGTCGAATACGCCCTGGCAAGCCCCTTTTTCTCTCGTCCGCTGCCACGTACGCCGTCGCGGGCCGACTTCGAACGCATCGATGTTTCGGGGCTCAACCCCCAGGATGGCGCCGCAACCATTTGTGCGGTGATAGCCGACGCGGTTCGACTCGCCGTCCGACAACTCCCCGATCGGCCGCGGCTTGCGTGGGTGACCGGGCCGGGCAGCCGACACCCGTTGATCCTCACACGGCTTGCTGGCGTATTTGAGGAAGTTCGAAACGTCAGTGATCGAGGGCTCAATCCCGAGACACTACATGCCGAAGCCTTCGCTTGGTTGGGGATCCGCTACTTGAGAGGACTACCTGTCTCGACCCCGGAAACAACGGGGTGCGATGCGGCACGTTGCGCTGGTTCGTCGACGGTTTGGGGAATTAGTCACGGCGAGGCGCGATAG
- a CDS encoding methyl-accepting chemotaxis protein, whose amino-acid sequence MSVKAKLLLAFTIVAAAGGAQGWFAMNQMGQIQDSMGNLYNRELVGLSNIKEANTSLIKIGRAVRNSIIETDMDKLKEVGASYDSIVAGFQEQFASASEQFYTEKGRQTISSVERIIPEYLTATRTVIDLALQNKNEEAAAGVAKMRGLADQLDNVFTELSETKTAVAEQSFQASQALYQRASMLVIGVIIATVAAALALGWYIARWIATALLEVDQIAQIVLVASQQLSGAAEDLSAGAQESASSLEETASSLEEITATVRQNADNADEANQVSNASRQTAEKGGQVVGECVTAMSEINHASKKIAAIITTIDEIAFQTNLLALNAAVEAARAGEQGRGFAVVAGEVRNLAQRSAASAKEIKDLIQDSVGKVEKGTDLVNKSGSTLEEIVNSVKKVTDIVGEIAAASREQSTGIEQVNVAVTQLDQVTQTNAAQTEELSATSVSLTDQAETLQRVVAQFNLTNDSHHQAVKPSRTGASRIKAAHVAPRSSKPSAPARTAKPTKSSKPAPTPSYDEEPVLVGAGADGGFEEF is encoded by the coding sequence ATGTCTGTCAAAGCGAAGCTGTTGCTCGCTTTTACCATCGTCGCCGCTGCCGGTGGCGCCCAGGGCTGGTTCGCCATGAACCAGATGGGCCAGATCCAAGATTCGATGGGGAATCTCTACAACCGCGAGCTGGTCGGCCTCTCGAACATTAAGGAAGCCAACACCAGCCTGATCAAGATCGGCCGCGCCGTGCGGAACTCGATCATTGAGACGGATATGGATAAGCTCAAGGAAGTGGGCGCCAGCTACGACTCAATCGTCGCGGGCTTCCAAGAGCAGTTCGCTTCTGCCAGCGAGCAGTTCTACACAGAGAAGGGTCGGCAAACCATCTCGTCGGTGGAGCGAATCATCCCCGAGTACCTCACGGCCACCCGGACCGTGATCGACCTCGCTCTTCAAAACAAGAACGAAGAAGCCGCCGCGGGTGTGGCCAAGATGCGCGGGCTAGCGGATCAACTCGATAACGTCTTCACAGAACTGTCGGAGACTAAGACGGCTGTCGCTGAGCAGTCCTTCCAGGCTAGCCAGGCTCTTTACCAGCGTGCGTCGATGCTGGTGATCGGCGTGATCATCGCCACGGTCGCCGCCGCTCTGGCCCTTGGCTGGTACATCGCTCGCTGGATCGCAACCGCTCTGCTGGAAGTCGATCAGATCGCCCAGATCGTGCTCGTCGCTTCGCAACAGCTCTCCGGCGCCGCCGAGGACCTGTCCGCCGGCGCCCAGGAGTCGGCTTCAAGTCTCGAAGAGACCGCTTCGAGTCTTGAGGAGATCACCGCGACGGTGCGTCAGAACGCCGACAACGCCGACGAGGCCAACCAGGTCTCCAACGCCAGCCGCCAGACCGCCGAGAAGGGTGGCCAGGTCGTTGGTGAGTGCGTCACCGCGATGAGCGAGATCAACCACGCTTCGAAGAAGATCGCTGCGATCATCACCACGATCGACGAGATCGCCTTCCAGACGAACCTGCTGGCCCTCAACGCAGCGGTCGAAGCCGCCCGTGCCGGCGAGCAGGGCCGCGGCTTCGCGGTCGTCGCCGGTGAGGTCCGCAACTTGGCCCAGCGCAGCGCCGCTTCGGCCAAGGAGATCAAGGACTTGATTCAAGACTCGGTCGGCAAGGTCGAGAAGGGGACCGATCTGGTGAACAAGTCGGGCTCGACGCTCGAGGAGATCGTCAACTCGGTCAAGAAGGTTACCGACATCGTCGGCGAAATCGCCGCCGCGTCGCGTGAGCAATCGACCGGCATCGAGCAGGTGAACGTCGCTGTGACGCAGCTCGACCAGGTGACGCAGACCAACGCCGCTCAGACCGAAGAGCTGTCAGCCACGTCGGTGTCGCTGACGGATCAGGCTGAAACCCTGCAACGTGTCGTCGCTCAGTTTAATCTGACGAACGATTCGCACCATCAAGCGGTGAAGCCATCGCGTACCGGGGCGTCCCGCATCAAGGCGGCCCACGTCGCTCCGAGGTCGTCGAAGCCTTCGGCGCCTGCTCGGACCGCGAAGCCGACGAAGTCGTCGAAGCCCGCCCCGACTCCGTCGTACGACGAAGAGCCGGTGCTGGTCGGCGCCGGCGCCGACGGCGGCTTCGAGGAGTTCTGA
- a CDS encoding FAD-dependent oxidoreductase, giving the protein MKRLLLTLLVALATSTCDAASGERPSILRFDVVIAGGSTAALAAAFAAAEEGASVALVEPTDWIGGQLTSSGVPAIDEAWHKVVADDGKLLLDVARVARDPRNMTPFFRDALAAIGNPGGGWVSRYCFEPKELLDAFLVPREHELAPRLSIFRDTVVKRAETNGRRITALEAIRRTPRLNVDSYDRLPSQEIEDWYSPDDSRRFTKETLRLEGSVFIDASEWGELLALSDAPYLQGAEVSEDSLDGNDTLGQSTVYCFVQRMHAKPVAMHPQFRTVEGLGFGDYCNRPDAWQKIWTYRRVLGDGSSAAPGQLSLQNWGYSLRHNEGGNDFPFGYLFLSKEETAAQRDDWCGGVAINVLAAAERRAFAWHDWFRRAAPEPLDPDQFTLDGACLGTRHGLAKLPYVRDTRRSIGAGGFVLKLSDLVGQIDEHDLVSRTGTVFPDRVALGAYPADIHPLVGYEYPPHVLENHPTLPFYLPLRSLTNDGFDNLLVAGKTMAQTFLANSATRLHPIEWSSGTACGVVAAHIAQNNLTTIEVLDDYERLRMKISRRTPVDWTLPNR; this is encoded by the coding sequence TTGAAGCGTCTTCTCCTCACACTGTTGGTCGCGTTGGCGACCTCGACCTGTGATGCGGCGTCTGGCGAACGCCCGTCGATACTCCGCTTTGATGTTGTAATTGCGGGTGGCTCCACCGCGGCTCTCGCCGCGGCCTTCGCCGCTGCGGAGGAGGGCGCGTCCGTCGCCCTTGTCGAGCCCACCGACTGGATTGGCGGTCAGCTTACTTCGTCCGGCGTACCCGCTATCGACGAGGCATGGCACAAAGTTGTCGCCGACGATGGGAAGCTCTTACTTGATGTCGCGCGAGTCGCACGTGACCCGCGCAACATGACGCCATTCTTCCGTGACGCCCTCGCGGCAATCGGCAATCCCGGCGGGGGCTGGGTGAGTCGCTACTGCTTCGAGCCGAAGGAACTGCTAGACGCCTTCCTCGTGCCTCGGGAGCACGAACTCGCCCCACGGCTGTCTATCTTTCGTGATACGGTCGTCAAGCGAGCCGAGACTAACGGTCGCCGTATTACGGCGCTTGAGGCCATCCGCCGCACCCCGCGTCTCAACGTCGATAGCTACGACCGACTCCCTTCTCAGGAGATCGAGGATTGGTACTCGCCCGACGACTCGCGGCGGTTCACTAAAGAGACACTTCGGCTCGAAGGCAGTGTGTTCATCGACGCGAGCGAGTGGGGGGAGTTGCTCGCCCTGTCGGACGCTCCCTACCTGCAAGGCGCTGAGGTCTCCGAGGACTCACTCGACGGCAACGATACACTAGGCCAATCAACGGTCTACTGCTTTGTTCAGAGGATGCATGCAAAGCCGGTCGCCATGCACCCCCAATTCAGGACCGTCGAGGGTCTTGGCTTTGGCGACTACTGCAACCGACCCGACGCTTGGCAGAAGATATGGACCTACCGGCGGGTACTCGGTGACGGCTCATCGGCTGCGCCAGGGCAGCTCTCGCTGCAAAACTGGGGCTACAGCCTGCGGCACAACGAAGGCGGCAACGACTTCCCCTTTGGGTATCTGTTCCTTTCGAAAGAAGAGACAGCGGCTCAGCGCGATGACTGGTGCGGCGGCGTGGCTATCAACGTTCTCGCCGCCGCCGAGCGAAGAGCGTTTGCATGGCACGATTGGTTCCGCCGTGCCGCTCCCGAACCGTTGGACCCCGACCAGTTTACGCTTGACGGCGCCTGCCTAGGCACGCGGCATGGTCTTGCGAAGCTGCCCTACGTCCGCGATACCCGTCGATCGATCGGGGCAGGGGGGTTCGTGCTCAAGCTCAGCGACCTGGTCGGCCAGATTGACGAACACGATCTCGTAAGCCGAACCGGAACCGTCTTTCCTGATCGGGTAGCCCTGGGTGCTTACCCGGCCGACATCCATCCGCTGGTCGGATACGAGTACCCGCCGCACGTGCTTGAGAACCACCCTACGCTGCCGTTCTACTTGCCGCTGCGTTCCCTTACCAACGATGGCTTCGACAACTTATTGGTCGCCGGCAAGACCATGGCGCAGACTTTCCTAGCCAATAGCGCAACCCGATTGCACCCGATCGAGTGGTCAAGCGGCACGGCCTGCGGCGTCGTGGCGGCCCATATCGCCCAAAACAACCTGACGACAATCGAAGTTTTGGACGACTACGAGAGACTACGAATGAAGATATCCCGACGTACACCGGTCGATTGGACGCTGCCGAATCGCTAG